In Lacibacter sp. H375, one DNA window encodes the following:
- a CDS encoding glycoside hydrolase family 127 protein, with product MKKVFLLLLVCLFQLNLFAQNGLQKIEFINFSQVNVTDAFWKPKIDKVATKTLAACIYQTEVATPRLRNFERVARNKGEQHEGIFYDDSDVFKALEAMAYSLKTHPNAEMEKKCDEWIDKIAAAQQPDGYLNTWYTLKGLQDRYTDMSMHEDYNAGHMIEAAVAYFNATGKRKFLDVCIKWADHFDALFGPGKRHWVTGHQELELALVKLYKTTKNEKYLKLADWLLSERGKRLAKGYTWTDWKDTAYAQDVLPVKEQTQITGHAVRAMYMYTGAADVAAQTGDIDYMRAMKKVWEDVVYRNMYITGGIGSAGSNEGFSNDYDLPNEQAYCETCASVGMVFWNQRMNALTGDAMYMDVLERSLYNGALDGLSLTGDRFFYGNPLASRGQHQRREWFGTACCPANIARMVASLGDYIYAKSNDGIYVNLFVGSNTSIQLPKTKVDVKMETNYPWEGKVKVTLNVTKTQKFKLFLRIPSWVEDNSNTGNLYSIANKTGNIAALVVNKKPVPYKNENGYVVIEREWKSGDEVLWILPMETKVVMAKDSVKQNNSRIAIQRGPIVYCVEGADNNNKAWNIVLPPNTKFETIDYKIMDEPVKALTAEVPVVLVAEDGLSIRTEKRKIIAIPYYTWANRGKNEMQVWLPTTIKDVKINY from the coding sequence ATGAAAAAAGTATTTCTCCTTTTACTTGTTTGTCTGTTTCAATTAAACCTGTTTGCACAAAACGGTTTGCAAAAAATTGAGTTCATTAATTTTTCACAGGTGAATGTGACGGATGCATTCTGGAAGCCAAAGATTGATAAAGTTGCGACCAAAACATTAGCTGCCTGTATTTATCAAACAGAAGTAGCCACACCACGTCTCCGCAATTTTGAACGTGTTGCAAGAAACAAAGGTGAACAACACGAAGGTATTTTTTACGATGACAGTGATGTGTTCAAGGCATTGGAAGCAATGGCCTATTCATTGAAGACACATCCCAATGCAGAAATGGAAAAGAAATGCGATGAGTGGATCGATAAGATCGCTGCTGCACAACAACCCGATGGTTATCTCAACACATGGTACACCTTAAAAGGCTTGCAGGATCGTTACACCGATATGAGTATGCATGAAGATTACAATGCAGGTCATATGATTGAAGCAGCAGTTGCATATTTCAATGCAACAGGCAAGCGCAAATTTTTAGATGTTTGTATTAAATGGGCCGATCATTTTGATGCCTTGTTTGGCCCCGGTAAACGTCATTGGGTAACGGGTCATCAGGAATTAGAGTTGGCATTGGTGAAATTGTATAAGACAACTAAGAATGAAAAATATTTAAAGCTGGCCGATTGGTTATTGAGCGAACGTGGTAAACGGTTAGCAAAAGGATATACATGGACCGATTGGAAAGACACGGCTTATGCACAGGATGTATTGCCGGTGAAAGAACAAACACAAATTACAGGTCATGCTGTACGTGCCATGTATATGTACACAGGTGCAGCAGATGTGGCAGCACAAACAGGTGATATAGATTATATGCGTGCCATGAAAAAGGTTTGGGAAGATGTGGTGTATCGCAACATGTATATCACAGGTGGTATTGGCTCTGCAGGAAGTAACGAAGGTTTTAGTAATGATTATGATCTGCCGAATGAACAGGCTTATTGCGAAACCTGTGCAAGTGTAGGTATGGTGTTCTGGAATCAACGGATGAATGCACTTACAGGTGATGCCATGTATATGGATGTGTTGGAACGGAGTTTATACAATGGCGCTTTGGATGGTTTGAGTTTAACCGGCGATCGTTTCTTTTACGGTAATCCGCTTGCATCACGTGGACAACATCAACGCAGGGAATGGTTTGGTACGGCTTGCTGTCCGGCAAATATTGCACGCATGGTAGCATCGCTCGGTGATTATATTTATGCAAAGAGCAACGATGGTATTTATGTGAATTTGTTTGTTGGCAGCAATACAAGTATTCAGTTGCCGAAAACAAAAGTGGATGTAAAGATGGAAACGAATTATCCCTGGGAGGGAAAGGTGAAAGTGACATTGAATGTAACAAAGACACAAAAGTTTAAATTGTTCTTACGGATACCAAGTTGGGTGGAAGACAACAGCAATACAGGAAATCTTTACAGTATTGCAAATAAAACCGGTAATATAGCTGCTTTAGTGGTGAACAAAAAACCGGTACCTTATAAAAACGAGAATGGCTATGTTGTTATTGAAAGAGAATGGAAATCTGGCGATGAAGTGTTATGGATATTACCAATGGAAACAAAGGTTGTTATGGCAAAAGATTCAGTGAAGCAAAACAACAGCCGCATTGCCATTCAACGTGGACCAATTGTATATTGTGTTGAAGGTGCAGATAACAATAATAAAGCATGGAATATTGTGTTGCCGCCAAACACAAAGTTTGAAACGATCGATTATAAAATAATGGATGAACCGGTGAAAGCATTAACAGCTGAAGTACCTGTTGTTCTTGTTGCGGAAGATGGCTTGTCGATCCGTACAGAAAAACGAAAGATCATTGCCATCCCTTATTACACATGGGCCAACCGTGGTAAAAATGAAATGCAGGTGTGGTTGCCTACAACTATTAAGGATGTGAAAATTAATTACTGA
- a CDS encoding 4-hydroxyproline epimerase yields MATSPIIKKYPNSSLNRFGGWVFHCIDAHTCGNPVRLVAEGGPALEGKNMSEKRQHFLKEYDWIRKGLMFEPRGHDMMSGSILYPPHDPQNDVAVLFIETSGCLPMCGHGTIGTITIAVEEKLIVPKTPGVIRMEAPAGLVEIQYTSEKSKVKSVKLKNVPAYLHSTELIVECPELGELVVDVSYGGNFYAIVDVQKNFKGLEHYAADKLIAWARELRKNINAKYEFVHPKDATINGCSHILWTGAVIDPTSTARNAVFYGDKAIDRSPCGTGTSARMAQWYSKGKLKKGDQFIHESIIGSKFIGTIEEELELNGIEAIRPGIEGWAKIYGYNTISIDKDDDPYAYGFQVI; encoded by the coding sequence ATGGCAACTAGCCCGATCATAAAAAAATATCCCAACAGTTCGCTCAATCGTTTCGGCGGTTGGGTGTTTCATTGCATTGATGCGCATACTTGTGGTAACCCTGTTCGTTTGGTTGCAGAGGGAGGTCCTGCTTTGGAAGGAAAGAACATGAGTGAAAAACGTCAGCACTTTTTAAAAGAATATGATTGGATTCGAAAAGGGTTGATGTTCGAACCACGTGGACATGATATGATGAGTGGAAGTATTCTCTATCCACCGCATGATCCGCAAAATGATGTGGCCGTATTGTTTATTGAAACAAGCGGTTGTTTGCCGATGTGCGGACATGGAACCATCGGCACTATTACCATTGCTGTTGAAGAAAAATTGATCGTACCAAAAACGCCGGGTGTTATTCGTATGGAAGCACCAGCGGGGCTCGTGGAAATTCAATACACCAGTGAAAAATCGAAAGTGAAAAGTGTAAAATTGAAGAACGTACCTGCTTATTTACACTCAACAGAATTAATCGTAGAATGTCCTGAGTTGGGTGAGTTGGTGGTGGATGTTTCTTATGGTGGAAATTTTTATGCTATTGTGGATGTGCAGAAAAACTTTAAAGGTCTGGAACATTATGCAGCCGATAAACTCATTGCATGGGCAAGAGAGTTACGGAAGAATATCAACGCAAAATATGAGTTCGTTCATCCGAAAGATGCAACGATCAATGGTTGCAGTCATATTTTATGGACGGGTGCCGTGATCGATCCCACATCCACTGCACGTAATGCGGTGTTCTATGGCGACAAGGCAATTGATCGTAGTCCATGCGGTACTGGTACTTCTGCACGTATGGCGCAATGGTATTCAAAAGGTAAGCTGAAGAAAGGTGATCAGTTTATTCATGAAAGTATTATCGGCAGTAAGTTCATTGGTACCATTGAAGAAGAGTTAGAGTTGAATGGCATCGAAGCGATCAGGCCCGGTATTGAAGGTTGGGCAAAGATCTATGGTTACAATACCATCAGCATTGATAAAGATGATGATCCGTATGCGTATGGGTTTCAGGTTATCTGA
- a CDS encoding VPS10 domain-containing protein — MRNFFLFLILPFCAVAQNKSTTGVQKIAAFKQQQLLLQQSPYKDLQWRLTGPDNRSGRSTDVVGITGNPNVFYAAFATGGLWKTEDAGTTWKPIFDKEATQSIGNIALAPSNSNVLYVGTGEANIFRASLPGIGMYKSTNAGKTFQHIGLENTGTIARVIVHPKNADVVYVAASGNEWTDNKDRGVYLTTDGGKSWKNILFESEKSGCIDLVMDPGDPNTLYASMWNRIRKRWSDPVPEVGDHIYKTTDGGKTWKKISKGLPDTKLTGRIGLAVSRSNPNVLYAFVDDHNKKRDPNPGETDSYERKVQKVVIGAAIYRSTNKGESWEKMGEVHDFLKPFSGTYGWVFSQIRVHPKNENRVYAFGVEKAISEDGGKTWKVWEATDKQSEWTHGDHHALWIDEENPDRMIMGDDGGVSITYNAGAKWKNFFDEIPTTQFYTVAYDMQTPFNIFGAVQDEGTMSGNVSNTFGIAADTTLRPWRMAPGGEGTQIAVDPIDANIVYASSYYGRLMRTDMSKGRREGTKQFKQFDVGRIDSLRGEWLAATIMSKFNNKVLYHGLQHLYKTEDGGETWKMISSDLSYNKKQRNGNYPYLIYHQAITAVAEGDKAGVLYAGTDDGRVWLTTNDGGSWKEITKGLPYNKHVAKIAASKFKSSRVYLVLNDRRADNHMPYVYVSDDYGATWKSVASNLPASPANVIAEHPDNANVLFCGTDFGVYMSKDGGKKWIAVNGNIPASVSVNDLFIHPRDKKLVIGTYGRGVYVLDDLNSLQ, encoded by the coding sequence ATGCGAAATTTTTTTCTTTTTCTGATCTTGCCTTTTTGTGCTGTTGCGCAAAACAAGAGTACAACAGGCGTACAAAAGATCGCTGCTTTTAAGCAACAGCAATTGTTATTGCAGCAATCGCCGTATAAAGATCTGCAGTGGCGCTTAACAGGGCCCGATAACCGAAGTGGCCGCAGTACCGACGTGGTGGGTATTACCGGTAATCCGAATGTGTTTTATGCAGCTTTCGCAACAGGTGGTTTATGGAAAACAGAAGATGCAGGCACTACATGGAAACCCATCTTTGATAAGGAAGCTACACAATCCATTGGCAATATTGCATTGGCTCCGTCAAACTCCAATGTATTATATGTTGGTACTGGTGAAGCAAATATTTTCCGTGCATCATTGCCGGGAATTGGTATGTATAAATCAACCAATGCAGGTAAAACATTTCAGCATATTGGTTTGGAAAATACAGGAACGATAGCACGTGTCATTGTTCATCCAAAAAATGCAGACGTTGTTTATGTGGCTGCAAGCGGTAACGAGTGGACGGATAACAAAGACCGTGGTGTATATCTCACAACTGATGGCGGTAAATCATGGAAGAATATTTTGTTTGAAAGTGAGAAGAGCGGTTGTATTGATCTGGTGATGGATCCAGGTGATCCCAACACATTATACGCAAGCATGTGGAACCGCATCCGCAAACGCTGGAGCGATCCAGTGCCTGAAGTTGGCGATCATATTTATAAAACAACCGATGGCGGTAAAACATGGAAGAAGATCAGCAAAGGTTTGCCTGATACAAAACTCACCGGAAGGATAGGCCTTGCAGTTAGTCGCTCTAACCCGAATGTATTATATGCATTTGTTGATGATCATAATAAAAAACGTGATCCCAATCCAGGTGAAACGGATAGCTATGAACGTAAAGTGCAGAAGGTAGTGATTGGCGCTGCTATCTATCGAAGCACTAACAAAGGTGAAAGCTGGGAGAAGATGGGTGAAGTGCATGATTTCTTAAAACCATTTTCAGGAACCTATGGTTGGGTGTTCAGCCAGATAAGAGTGCATCCGAAAAATGAAAACCGTGTATATGCATTTGGTGTAGAGAAGGCGATCAGCGAAGATGGTGGTAAAACATGGAAGGTTTGGGAAGCAACAGATAAGCAAAGTGAGTGGACACATGGTGATCATCATGCATTGTGGATCGATGAAGAAAATCCTGATCGTATGATCATGGGCGATGATGGTGGTGTTTCGATTACGTATAATGCCGGTGCAAAATGGAAAAACTTCTTCGATGAAATTCCTACAACACAATTCTATACGGTTGCATACGATATGCAAACGCCCTTCAACATTTTTGGTGCGGTGCAGGATGAAGGAACAATGAGCGGCAACGTGAGCAATACGTTTGGAATAGCAGCAGATACAACACTTCGTCCGTGGCGCATGGCACCAGGTGGTGAAGGAACACAAATTGCAGTTGATCCTATTGATGCAAATATTGTGTATGCTTCCTCTTACTATGGACGCTTGATGCGTACTGATATGAGCAAAGGAAGAAGGGAAGGCACAAAACAGTTCAAGCAATTTGATGTAGGTCGTATTGATTCCTTGCGTGGCGAATGGCTGGCAGCAACTATAATGAGCAAGTTCAACAACAAAGTGTTATATCATGGTTTGCAGCATTTGTACAAAACAGAAGATGGCGGTGAAACATGGAAGATGATCAGCAGCGATTTGTCGTATAACAAGAAACAACGCAACGGAAATTATCCTTACTTAATTTATCACCAGGCCATCACTGCAGTTGCTGAAGGTGATAAGGCAGGTGTATTGTACGCCGGAACTGATGATGGTCGTGTCTGGTTGACTACAAACGATGGTGGTAGCTGGAAAGAAATCACTAAAGGGCTTCCGTATAATAAACATGTAGCAAAAATTGCTGCATCTAAATTCAAATCATCAAGAGTGTATCTTGTTTTGAATGATCGTCGTGCGGATAATCACATGCCTTATGTATATGTAAGTGATGATTATGGTGCAACATGGAAATCGGTTGCTTCTAATTTACCGGCTTCTCCCGCAAATGTAATCGCCGAGCATCCCGACAATGCAAATGTTTTATTCTGCGGAACCGATTTTGGTGTGTACATGAGTAAGGATGGCGGTAAGAAATGGATCGCTGTAAACGGAAATATTCCTGCATCTGTTTCTGTGAACGATCTGTTTATTCATCCGAGAGATAAAAAATTAGTGATCGGTACATACGGCCGAGGTGTGTATGTGCTCGACGATTTAAACAGTTTACAATAA